The genomic DNA GCAGAACAGCTTCGGTCGATGTTCCATTCCCTTTCGCCATAACATATTTATCGGGAAATGTAATAACATCTATTACAGACATCTGCAAAGCATTTGCAATTTGCAATAGCGTATTATATTTCAATTCGCGTTCACCCGACATGATCAAGCTAAATCCAGCCTGCTTCATACCAATCTGCATAGCAAGATATTCCTGCGAATAGCCTCTATTTCTTCGAATTGTATCTATATTCTCCAATATACTGTTCATACTTTCAAATTAACAATTGTCTAAGAAGAAAATAAGCATACATCGTAATATTTTATTGCGATTATTTTTGCATATATAACATTTTGCAATATCTTTGCTGCTGATACAATTTAAAACTATTAACGAGGATTGTGTTTACAAAACTCATTCTTAAATCAATCAAGAGAGTTGTTAACCTATAAAGATATAATCAAATGTGTAAATTTTTATCTAAAATATATGTTCCACCTAATACATGTTGCCTATGATCTATCATCTCTAAATTCCGTTTTTTTAGCTGGATAGCAATATCCATATTAGTTTTTTAACCTTATATTCATTTAATATCCAAACACATGGAAAGATATTCTTTAAACCATTTATTCAGGATGCTCGGCTGTTTTATGCTTTGCATCATGTTTACAGCAACGGCATTCGCACAACAAAAGACTATAAAAGGAACTGTTGTGGATGCGACCGGTGAGCCCTTAATCGGTGTCAACGTATCAGTAAAAGGGACAACAATCGGTATAATCACCGATATTGACGGCAATTACACATTGGAAGTTCCCTCCAAATCAACTATCGTCTTTTCTTACATCGGCTATCAAACTCAAGAGGTTGCAGTAAGTAACCAATCAACGATCAATGTAACTTTAAAAGAAGACACTCAAAAACTGGAAGAAGTCGTAGTAGTCGGCTACGGCACACAAAAGAAAGTGACTGTAACCGGTTCTGTTGCCAGTGTATCCGGCGAAGAACTGAAAGCCTCACCGACAACCAACCTTACCAACGGCATGGTAGGCCGTATGCCAGGTGTTATCGGTTTTCAGACAGCTGATGAACCGGGTGGTGGCGGTACCACAATTCGTATACGTGGTACAAATTCTTTAGGCAGTAATGACCCATTGGTTGTAATCGATGGTGTGCCCGACCGTGATGGTGGTATGAACCGATTGAACCCGACTGAAATTGAATCAATCTCCGTATTGAAAGACGCATCTGCCGCCATCTATGGTGCACGTGCAGCGAACGGTGTAATTTTAATTACAACAAAACGCGGAAAAGAAGGTAAACCAGTTGTTTCATTTAACGCAAGTGCAGGTTTCTCACAACCAACCCGTTTACCCAAAATGACTAATTCATACGAATATGCAACCATGTTGAACGAAGTTCTTCCGGGCTCTTTCTCTGACGAACAACTCGAAGGTTTCCGCACACACGCCAATCCGTGGAAATATCCAGACACCGACTGGTTTGATGAAATCGTAAAAGGCGCCTCTCCGCTATATCGTGCAGACATCGGCGTATCTGGTGGTACAGAAAAAGTAAAATATTACGCAAACTTCGGAGCTAATGGTGAAGACGGTTTGTACAGAAATTCCGCCAATCGATACGATCAGTACAGTCTGCGTACGAACTTGGATGTCAAGACCAGTAAGTATGTTGATTTCCAATTAGGTGTAACAGCCCGCTTGGAGGACACTAAATATCCGGCTAAAGGAGCAGGTGATATTTTTGGTGCAGCCCGCCGTTCTCGTCCCGACCAGGTAGCATGGTGGCCTTCAGGCGAACCGGGACCTGCAGTTGAACGCGGTGACAACCCGGCTGTAACCAGCACTGACTTGGCAGGTTTCGACCACTATAAGAACCAGTACATCCAAAACAATTTGTCAGTCAATATAAAAGTACCTTGGATCGAAGGTCTAACTTTACGCGGAAACGGTTCTTACGACATCCACTTCCAAAACCGCCGTTTGATGAAAAAACCGGTGTACTTGTACACATGGGATGGAACAACTGAAGGGAGCGAAGGATTGAGTGCATCCAAACAATGGTTGGACACTCCACAATTGGAACGTAAACACAGTGAGCAAATCGGTTGGATGCTAAACGGATTAATCGACTACAATCGTACATTCGGACAACACACTATAGGTGTTACTTTCGGTATGGAAGGACAGAAAAAGCAATACGAAGAAACATGGGCATTCCGTCAAGGTTTCATCTCCGATTCCAAACCGGAATTGAGTTTAGGGGGTGAAGAAGGGCAGTCTGCAAGAGGTTATTCTTGGAAAGAAACCCGATTGAACTATTTCGGACGTGCTTCTTATAACTACTTGGAACGCTACTTATTCGAATTTGTTTGGCGTGTAGATGGTTCTTACCGTTTCCCGAAAGAGAGCCGCTATGGATTCTTCCCCGGCGTTTCTTTAGCTTGGCGTGCTTCTGAAGAAAATTGGTGGAAAGATAATATCCGCTTTATCGATTACTTCAAACTGCGTGGTTCGGTTTCTCAGACAGGTAACGATGCATTGGTAGACGGAGATGGCAACTATGACCACTCCATCCAATATCTGACTACTTACGCATTCAACAATGCCGGTACTGTATTCGGTGGCCAGGAAAACAAACGTCTCTATCCGAGCCGTACTCCCAACCCGAATATCACTTGGGAAGTGGGTACAACTTACAATGTCGGCTTAGACTTCAAATTCTTGCAGAATCGCCTGAGTTGGGAAACAGACGTTTTCTATCACAAACGAACCAACATGCTGATCTCCCGTAATGCTTCTCTGCCTGAAATCACCGGTATCACATTACCTCGTGAAAACCTGGGAGAAATGAAGAATAGAGGCTTCGAATCATTGGTCAGCTGGCAGGATAAGATCGGAGAAGTCGAATATGGAGCATCTCTGAACATGACGTATGCACGCAACGAAATCACTTTTTGGGATGAAGTACAAAATGTGCCCGAATACCAATTCTCGACCGGCAGACCGGTAGGTAGCCGCAATATGTTACTCTACGTTGCAGACGGCATTTTCCATACACAAGCAGAAATTGATGAAGCACGTGCAAAAGGGTTATTATATTCAGACAACACCGTTCCGGGTGACATCCGTTTTAAAGATATGAATGGTGACGGTAAAATAGATGGTTTGGATCGTATCCGTCCAGAGAAGAACCAGGAACCTCGTTTTGTTGCCGGTCTGACCCTGACAGCCAAGTGGAAAGGCTTCGATTTGATGATGTTATGGCAGGGAGCAACCGGGGCTGAAGTGTATATCGAGACATGGTCAGGCTTAGTTGGCAACTTCTTGAAGAGCGACTACGACAAACGTTGGACACCGGAAAATCCGTATTCGGAAGGACCGCGTACATGGGACCGTGAAAACCAGTATTGGATCAACAACGACAATACCTATTTCATGAGAAATGCCAACTACCTACGTCTGAAAAATATTGAATTGGGTTATACATTCAATTTCGAAGGATTGAAAAAAGCGGGCATTTCCAATTTGCGTCTTTACACCAACGGGACCAACTTGA from Parabacteroides merdae ATCC 43184 includes the following:
- a CDS encoding SusC/RagA family TonB-linked outer membrane protein, with the translated sequence MERYSLNHLFRMLGCFMLCIMFTATAFAQQKTIKGTVVDATGEPLIGVNVSVKGTTIGIITDIDGNYTLEVPSKSTIVFSYIGYQTQEVAVSNQSTINVTLKEDTQKLEEVVVVGYGTQKKVTVTGSVASVSGEELKASPTTNLTNGMVGRMPGVIGFQTADEPGGGGTTIRIRGTNSLGSNDPLVVIDGVPDRDGGMNRLNPTEIESISVLKDASAAIYGARAANGVILITTKRGKEGKPVVSFNASAGFSQPTRLPKMTNSYEYATMLNEVLPGSFSDEQLEGFRTHANPWKYPDTDWFDEIVKGASPLYRADIGVSGGTEKVKYYANFGANGEDGLYRNSANRYDQYSLRTNLDVKTSKYVDFQLGVTARLEDTKYPAKGAGDIFGAARRSRPDQVAWWPSGEPGPAVERGDNPAVTSTDLAGFDHYKNQYIQNNLSVNIKVPWIEGLTLRGNGSYDIHFQNRRLMKKPVYLYTWDGTTEGSEGLSASKQWLDTPQLERKHSEQIGWMLNGLIDYNRTFGQHTIGVTFGMEGQKKQYEETWAFRQGFISDSKPELSLGGEEGQSARGYSWKETRLNYFGRASYNYLERYLFEFVWRVDGSYRFPKESRYGFFPGVSLAWRASEENWWKDNIRFIDYFKLRGSVSQTGNDALVDGDGNYDHSIQYLTTYAFNNAGTVFGGQENKRLYPSRTPNPNITWEVGTTYNVGLDFKFLQNRLSWETDVFYHKRTNMLISRNASLPEITGITLPRENLGEMKNRGFESLVSWQDKIGEVEYGASLNMTYARNEITFWDEVQNVPEYQFSTGRPVGSRNMLLYVADGIFHTQAEIDEARAKGLLYSDNTVPGDIRFKDMNGDGKIDGLDRIRPEKNQEPRFVAGLTLTAKWKGFDLMMLWQGATGAEVYIETWSGLVGNFLKSDYDKRWTPENPYSEGPRTWDRENQYWINNDNTYFMRNANYLRLKNIELGYTFNFEGLKKAGISNLRLYTNGTNLITIDGVKDADPEQRDASLGGYPLRKIINFGVQATF
- a CDS encoding helix-turn-helix domain-containing protein; translated protein: MNSILENIDTIRRNRGYSQEYLAMQIGMKQAGFSLIMSGERELKYNTLLQIANALQMSVIDVITFPDKYVMAKGNGTSTEAVLQIKLDSDKKDQILNIVFGEQIAELLKSK